DNA from Vibrio gazogenes:
TGTATCCACCGGCTCGGACAGCAAACCAGCAGGCACCCAGTATGAATCACCATTCGAGCTGATATTGGGTACCGGACTACCACACTGACAACAAAAATCAGATTTAAAACCCGAGTGAGTAGAGAACGACCTGATTTGATGCTCGCCGCTACACCAATTAAAATTGGATACCTTAACTATCAAAGCTGAGTTTGATGAAGAACCCGACACTTTGCGACACAACGAACAATGACATTGATAAATGGGTGGTAATTCGCCTGACAACTCAAACGAGACCTCTCCACATAAACAGTTTCCTTTCAATTGAATGATTCCTTGTCAATGAGTACGCATAACGCCAAGCTAAGCGCTGCCGCATTCAACGTCCTTGCTTGCGCTTTTTGTATGCTTACTTACGTAAAAAACACCCAGCACCATACCGACCGTCAAGCCGAGAACATGGCCTGGCTTCGGATAATGAGCGAAAATAACGCCCGCAATAAGGTGTGCCCCGTTGAACCAGCCAAGCGCACCGAACTTTAAACCAAAACTGACGAGTGTAACGCATCACCTTGATTGCCTTGTTAGCTGGCTATGCCGAATTAGCATTGAATGCATTGGCATTGTTGCATTTAAACTCAAAGTAATGTGTTGCTATCTTTTCCATTCATAACGGATATTTGTACAGTATTGGGAAAATCCTATCTTCTTGTACATCCCGAACCCTTTATTCGAGGACTGGAGAATCGCAACCTTATACCCGTCATTAAAAGCATCTTTTAAGATAACATTCATCATATTTCGACCAATACCTTTTCCCCTAAAGCTCGGTATTGTTGAGACCCAATAAACACCAACGACCCCGTCGCTATAAAAACAACTAGCAGTAGCAACAGGCTGACCATCATATAAACCTAAATAACTTTTCACAGGATTTTTAAAACCTGCATCCATTAGAATTTTTTTATAGATTGGCCTAAGTTCATGGCTTAATTGAAAACCTTCAAACAAAGTAATGACCCAATCTTCTAAACCTTCCTCAGTACTCACTTGTTTTACAGTTAATTTTTCTAATGATTGTGGAGGAAATTCATGACACGCAAGATCGGCTGCCATCCCCGGATTTTCAGAAGAAACCTTTAGCCCCTGAGATACAAGTATTTCCCCTAAGTTTTTTGGACAACTTGAGGACCACACTTTCCAACAGAAGCCATCCTTTCTCGACTCTAAACTGTCCAGCATGTCACGAATAAGTGTATCTGGGTCATTTGGGTTAATTGTGGTTTCCAAAACCCCATTAAAAATTGGGATAGGGTGGGTACTTTCAATCCGGATGAATTGCTCATTGTTTTCTAGTGTAATAACACCTGACTGGGCCAGAAATAAATCATAAGAGAGTTGATTTTTATCGATCAACTTGGATAAACGCTGAGGTTCAAAATCTTTAATAGAATACATACTTTCTCTCCAAGTTAATCTAAACAGTACTACCATTTCATTTAACGATTGCCG
Protein-coding regions in this window:
- a CDS encoding GFA family protein, yielding MSGSSSNSALIVKVSNFNWCSGEHQIRSFSTHSGFKSDFCCQCGSPVPNISSNGDSYWVPAGLLSEPVDTKVVAHVYVGSHANWDVGFINDGLPQFETMPSERDWLALRR
- a CDS encoding GNAT family N-acetyltransferase, coding for MYSIKDFEPQRLSKLIDKNQLSYDLFLAQSGVITLENNEQFIRIESTHPIPIFNGVLETTINPNDPDTLIRDMLDSLESRKDGFCWKVWSSSCPKNLGEILVSQGLKVSSENPGMAADLACHEFPPQSLEKLTVKQVSTEEGLEDWVITLFEGFQLSHELRPIYKKILMDAGFKNPVKSYLGLYDGQPVATASCFYSDGVVGVYWVSTIPSFRGKGIGRNMMNVILKDAFNDGYKVAILQSSNKGFGMYKKIGFSQYCTNIRYEWKR